GATTCCTTTAGCATCTGTTAATTCTTTAAGCATTGTTAATTTTTCATTTAATTTTGCCATTATGTACTTCCTCCCTTTTTCATACCATCTATTATAGACTTCTCCATCTTTCACTTCAAAGATTACTACTTAATAATTGGCGTCTTGTCTTGTGAAATTAACTTTATTTTTTTCGAAATAGGCTTGTTGAATATCTTGCTCTTGAAAATCAAGCACTTCTCCTAAACGTAAAAAAGTAGCAAATAATGCTTTGTAATGTAGCATTGTTGGATCTTTCTTTAACTGATTAATCTTCTCATAAACTAGATTAAACAGTACTGTTGCATCACCTTTTATCGGTTCAACTTCAAACGTTTCTTTCGTGTAACCTAAGTCAATTCCGATGGATAATATAAAATGAATACCATCAACATATTCTTCCAAAATAACGGACCTCTCACTTGGCGCTTTAGTACTCCAAAATTTAAAACAGCGGGTCTCATTAGCTAATTCTCCGACTTCAACCAACAACGCTAATACTTTCTTATCAAACAAATCATTTGCATTTATCTGATGATTTGTTTGAATATAAGTATCAAGTTGTTCTTGCATAGTAAATAATTTTTGCCAATCCATAAAAAATCTCTCCTATGTATAACCTATATTTGAACAACATTTAGTATAACATGAAAAAAGTGAAACCTAATAGCAGGATCATTCGTAGATATACTTAGACCTGTTTTAACAAGGAGTCGGTGAAGATGATTGTAGTTTTTTTATTTCGTTTCTTAATAGTCGTCGCTCTTGTCTTTTTATTCTACACTCTATATCAATATATTAATAATCCAAAACGAAAGCTAGAAGTTGCAAGGAATAAGAAGACATTCTATTTTCTTGATGAATCCTCTAATATTAAAAAAAATTTTTTAATAACATATAAAGGGATTTTATTTGAAGGGGAAAAATATCTTGGTACAACAGAAAACTCCTTTGATGTGATTAATATTAGTGTATCTACATGCAACCCGGATGAGTTAAAAGGATTAGAACGGAATGATTTGTATTTTCTTGAAGAAGAGATCTTAATTCACTATCCATACGCATCTATAGAATGGAAGCATCCTATTGATAATTTATTACTTATAAAAAAATGAAACGAGTGTAACTTACACTCGTTTCATTTTTATATACCGGCATTTGATGACTTTACGTTAAAAAAGTCTTGCCAACCTATACGTATCTCTTTTCTTCTTAAAATGTATAAAAACGGTAGAATACAAAGTATTATACTACCTGCAACTAACGGGGAAAAGTTTGTAATTGATCTTCCTATAGAAGTATAAACAACGGCAAGTGGTACATTCGATACAAAAGACGTTCGCATATAATCCTTTAAGTGTGAGGATATTTCTAAAATACATAATGATAGTAGATGAAAGTGAATGAACGGAATAAGACGTAATATTGCAATTTGTCCTGTTGTGAAATTCGGATGGTCTCCTATTAATTTATGTTTCATCCGAATAAATCGATCTAGTGTAGCTGGCATACGTTTGGTCATCTTATAAAAAACAAAGCTAGATAGTGTGATCCCTATCACTGAGTAAATGATGCCTGGAATAACACCAAATAATATCCCACCTGTTATGCATAAAAAAACGACTGGTAGAAACAACAGTGGCCGTAATAAATGCAAAGTAATAAACAATAGTGGAGCAAAAACCCCTCCAGTTTGTACAACTGTCATAACGTAAACACTGATGTATTCCATAGTCAGCCCCCTCTAGATGTGTCTACACTATTAACTATATGACAATAGACGAGCTATTATGACAGTTTTATTTATTAAAATAAATAAAACTTATAACGCTTATATGTAGAATAATAACCATGGGCATGCCAATCGTAAACGTTTTATGCTTTGTTTTATGATGAAAAAGTTTCATACCTATGATACTACCAAATGCTCCACCTAGTACTGCACTAATCCACAATGTATTTTCAGGGATACGCCATTTTCCTCTTTTTGCCCTACGCTTATCTAAACCCATTAATATAAAAGCAATTAAATTAATCAAACAAATATAAATGATAATATA
The nucleotide sequence above comes from Paraliobacillus zengyii. Encoded proteins:
- a CDS encoding dUTP diphosphatase, with the protein product MDWQKLFTMQEQLDTYIQTNHQINANDLFDKKVLALLVEVGELANETRCFKFWSTKAPSERSVILEEYVDGIHFILSIGIDLGYTKETFEVEPIKGDATVLFNLVYEKINQLKKDPTMLHYKALFATFLRLGEVLDFQEQDIQQAYFEKNKVNFTRQDANY
- a CDS encoding sigma-w pathway protein ysdB, with protein sequence MVVFLFRFLIVVALVFLFYTLYQYINNPKRKLEVARNKKTFYFLDESSNIKKNFLITYKGILFEGEKYLGTTENSFDVINISVSTCNPDELKGLERNDLYFLEEEILIHYPYASIEWKHPIDNLLLIKK
- a CDS encoding TVP38/TMEM64 family protein encodes the protein MEYISVYVMTVVQTGGVFAPLLFITLHLLRPLLFLPVVFLCITGGILFGVIPGIIYSVIGITLSSFVFYKMTKRMPATLDRFIRMKHKLIGDHPNFTTGQIAILRLIPFIHFHLLSLCILEISSHLKDYMRTSFVSNVPLAVVYTSIGRSITNFSPLVAGSIILCILPFLYILRRKEIRIGWQDFFNVKSSNAGI
- a CDS encoding DUF1294 domain-containing protein, coding for MEYIIIYICLINLIAFILMGLDKRRAKRGKWRIPENTLWISAVLGGAFGSIIGMKLFHHKTKHKTFTIGMPMVIILHISVISFIYFNK